The genomic segment TGGCCCCATTTCTCGAGGATCTTGTCGATGGTGCCGTTGGCCTTCAGCTTCGCCAGCGAGGCATTGATCTTGCCGAGCAGTGCGCTCTCGCCCTTGCGCACGCCGATGCCGACCGAGCCGACGGTAACGGGCTTGTAGCTATCGACGAGACGCACGTCGGGGAAACCGCCCTGCTTCAGATTGTAGGCGAGGATCGGATAGTCGGCGAAGCCGGCCTTGAGACGGCCGGTGTTCACGTCGCGCAGGATGTCGGGGATGGTGTCGTAGGCCTTCACGTCCGCGAACAGGCCGGACTTCTTCAGCGCATCGACGAAGGCGGTGCCGACTTGCGCGCCGACCGTCTCGCCCTTCAGGTCCTCCTGCGCAGCGTAGGCCTTGGCATCGCCCTTCGGCACCACGAGGCCTTCGCCATAGGTGTAGATCGGGTCTGAGAAGTCGACGACCTCCTTGCGCGGCGCGGTGATGAACATCGCGGCCGCAATGATGTCGATCTTGCTCGAGGTCAGCGACGGGATCAGCGCCGAGAACGCCATCGGCTCGATCTGCACGTTGAGGCCGGCGTCCTTGCCGATCTCGGTGACGAGATCGACCATGATGCCCTGGATGGTGTTGGTCTTGGTGTCGAGGAACGTGAAGGGAATGCCTGTCGGTGTCGAGCCGACCTTCAGCACCTGCTGCGCCGAAGCCGGCACGGCTGTGGCAATGGCGAGCGCCGCGATTGCGGCCTGAACAAAACGCTTCATCGCATCCCCCTTTTGGGCCTGGCCGGCGCATGTCGCGATCAGACGTTGCGGGCCGGGCCGTTTCGGCCTATTTTCACTAATATGAAAATTTGGTCATACTTTCGCGGACGATGCAAGCGGTTTTCATGCACATGAAGGAAGCGGTTTGACGTGAGCGGTGGCAAAAGAATGCGCAAACCGGCCGCCGCAAAGCCGGCCAAGAAAAGGCCGGCTAAGGTGAAGGCCAAGCCGGCCGAGCCGGCGATGGACGTCGCGGTCGGCCGCCGCATCCGCGACCTCAGGCGGGTCAGGCAATTCTCGCTGGAGACGGTCGCCGCGCGCACGGAGCTGTCGATCGGCTTTCTCAGCCAGATCGAGCGCGGGCTGTCGTCGCCGTCGCTGCGCGTGCTGGCGACCCTCGCCGACGTGCTCGGCGTCGGCATCGCCGCGCTGTTCGGCGCGAGCCCGAGCGCCGACGGCGCATCGGATCAGGTGGTGACACGCGGGCTGCAACGGCCCGAGCTGAAGCTCTGGCGCACGGGCGTGTCCAAACAATTGCTGAGCCCGGCCAGCAGCGACAACAAGCTCAATCTGTTCCTGGTGCATCTGGAGCCCGGCGGCTCCACCGGCGATGAGCTCTACACCCACGACGGCGAGGAGGCCGGGCTGGTGCTCGAAGGCGAGATGATGCTGACGGTGGACAGCCAGACGTGGTCGCTGAAAACAGGCGACAGCTTTCGCTTCGCGAGCCGAAGGCCGCACCGGTTTTCCAATCCGGCGCAGGATGCAAAAGCCGTGGTGCTGTGGGTGAATTGCGTGACGGGGGCGGGGTAGCTGCTTCAACG from the Bradyrhizobium sp. WBAH42 genome contains:
- a CDS encoding ABC transporter substrate-binding protein, whose amino-acid sequence is MKRFVQAAIAALAIATAVPASAQQVLKVGSTPTGIPFTFLDTKTNTIQGIMVDLVTEIGKDAGLNVQIEPMAFSALIPSLTSSKIDIIAAAMFITAPRKEVVDFSDPIYTYGEGLVVPKGDAKAYAAQEDLKGETVGAQVGTAFVDALKKSGLFADVKAYDTIPDILRDVNTGRLKAGFADYPILAYNLKQGGFPDVRLVDSYKPVTVGSVGIGVRKGESALLGKINASLAKLKANGTIDKILEKWGQKAQG
- a CDS encoding helix-turn-helix domain-containing protein, with the translated sequence MRKPAAAKPAKKRPAKVKAKPAEPAMDVAVGRRIRDLRRVRQFSLETVAARTELSIGFLSQIERGLSSPSLRVLATLADVLGVGIAALFGASPSADGASDQVVTRGLQRPELKLWRTGVSKQLLSPASSDNKLNLFLVHLEPGGSTGDELYTHDGEEAGLVLEGEMMLTVDSQTWSLKTGDSFRFASRRPHRFSNPAQDAKAVVLWVNCVTGAG